A portion of the Salarias fasciatus chromosome 15, fSalaFa1.1, whole genome shotgun sequence genome contains these proteins:
- the LOC115402183 gene encoding mitochondrial basic amino acids transporter-like, whose amino-acid sequence MDFVAGCIGGAAGVLVGHPFDTVKVRLQVQSVDKPLYRGTFHCFQSIIRQESVLGLYKGIGSPMMGLTFINAIVFGVQGNTMRMLGQDTPTNQFLAGAAAGAIQCVICCPMELAKTRMQMQGTGEKKSSRKMYKNSLDCLVRIYNREGLWGVNRGMVTTLIRETPGFGFYFLSYDVLTRSLGCEPDDPYMIPKLLFAGGMAGIASWISTYPVDVIKSRFQADGVGGVNRYSSIADCVRQSVRREGYMVFTRGLTSTLLRAFPVNAATFATVTLILMYARGTEAGPTDCEPAQPSHHAQIQQQAQPSSL is encoded by the exons ATGGACTTCGTTGCAGGATGCATTGGAG GTGCTGCTGGAGTCTTGGTCGGACACCCGTTTGACACTGTAAAG GTGAGGCTGCAGGTCCAGAGTGTTGATAAGCCTTTATACCGGGGGACTTTCCACTGTTTCCAGTCCATCATACGGCAGGAGTCG GTGTTGGGCTTGTATAAAGGCATCGGATCCCCGATGATGGGCCTGACGTTCATTAATGCCATAGTGTTTGGTGTCCAAGGAAACACAATGCGAATGTTGGGACAGGACACCCCCACGAACCAGTTCCTGGCCGGCGCGGCGGCAGGGGCCATCCAGTGCGTCATCTGCTGCCCCATGGAGCTCGCCAAGACCCGCATGCAAATGCAGGGCACGGGGGAGAAGAAGTCCTCCAGGAAGATGTACAAGAACTCCTTGGACTGCTTGGTGCGCATCTACAACCGGGAGGGTCTGTGGGGTGTGAACAGAGGCATGGTGACCACGCTGATCCGCGAGACGCCCGGTTTTGGATTCTACTTCCTGTCCTACGACGTGCTGACGCGCAGCCTCGGCTGCGAGCCCGACGACCCCTACATGATCCCCAAGCTGCTGTTCGCCGGGGGCATGGCCGGCATCGCCTCCTGGATCTCCACCTACCCCGTCGACGTGATCAAGTCCCGGTTCCAGGCGGACGGGGTGGGCGGAGTCAACCGGTACAGCAGCATCGCCGACTGCGTGCGGCAGAGCGTCCGGAGGGAGGGCTACATGGTGTTCACCCGCGGCCTCACGTCCACCCTGCTGCGGGCCTTCCCCGTCAACGCGGCCACCTTCGCCACCGTCACCCTCATCCTCATGTACGCCCGGGGCACGGAGGCGGGACCCACCGACTGCGAGCCGGCTCAGCCCAGCCACCACGCACAGATCCAGCAGCAGGCCCAGCCCTCTAGCCTGTGA